A single Primulina eburnea isolate SZY01 chromosome 11, ASM2296580v1, whole genome shotgun sequence DNA region contains:
- the LOC140805899 gene encoding cation/H(+) antiporter 15-like: MFDAVSSWNKNVVCQYKDNLSKINGLWFNRNPLHFAIPLFLFQLSLISITSLLIEKCLHPLGQSSIVAQIFGGILYGPSILGHYDVLGATIFPTRSILPLETVASLGIMYFFFAIGVRTDPVTMVRPGRQGLIIGVSAMFLTLVFTVSLSFVLKSCIIMDNSLARALPFIAASQCLTPFPNISCLLAELGMLSSDLGRIATTSSMTCDLIGMSLVAVMLGILQSGSEPLNSTLSISSAFLFVLAMIFLGKPIVKRVAKRIPNGGKSLDENCVVCFLACTLVVGFISEVIGQHFVLGPLVFGLVVPDGPPLGAPLISRIDYMVGKFLYPTFLTTSGLKTNIFSFDFHSFWILMLVIIFSCIAKIGSVIFASHFVNINFQDSIVLGLMLNARGVCELIVYNLWRDGGVLRDQEFALCVISVIAVTAIITPLIKILYDPSKRHVPLKKRTIQNSKREAELRIVVCILNQDNVPSIVNLLEASDATEQSPIAVIAVLLEELVGRATPMLVAHQSTRTLHSSDSRSGHIINALRQYELCNERCVTIQSFSAISHLQTIHDDICRVSLDQNATIVILPFHKHWEIDGSIGSVNKAIQNLNIKVMDKAPCSVGILVDRGILTGSLSILNNQATYRVAVIYIGGPDDAESLCYGARMSRHNNVTLTVVRYLLFGCDTAKERKHDNNLINEVRHTNMGNENFIYREQVVKDGVGLSASLRTLETSFDLLIVGRNHQASQILMGLGAWSECPELGVVADVLASPDFGSTSSVLVVQQHKLIGEKIKNRMMKPVVISHESLHDPTTGGLVTAATGASEPVESRWEISIDNADHRV; this comes from the exons ATGTTTGATGCTGTATCTTCTTGGAACAAGAATGTGGTGTGTCAATATAAAGATAACCTGTCCAAAATCAATGGACTCTGGTTTAACAGGAACCCTTTACATTTTGCCATTCCTCTCTTTTTGTTTCAGCTTTCTTTAATATCTATAACATCTCTGCTAATCGAAAAATGCCTCCATCCTCTTGGACAATCGTCCATAGTAGCGCAAATTTTC GGTGGTATATTGTATGGCCCTTCGATATTGGGTCATTATGATGTTCTTGGAGCTACTATATTTCCTACTAGAAGCATATTGCCGCTCGAGACAGTCGCCTCACTTGGTATTATGTACTTCTTCTTCGCGATTGGGGTGAGGACGGATCCGGTGACGATGGTCCGGCCAGGGCGACAGGGTTTGATAATAGGTGTTTCAGCTATGTTCCTTACACTTGTGTTCACGGTTTCGTTATCTTTTGTATTGAAATCTTGTATCATTATGGATAATTCACTTGCGAGAGCTTTACCGTTTATAGCAGCATCTCAGTGTTTGACTCCGTTTCCGAATATCTCCTGCCTTCTTGCTGAGCTTGGGATGCTTAGCAGCGATTTAGGCCGTATAGCAACCACATCTTCGATGACTTGTGACTTAATAGGTATGTCTCTAGTCGCTGTAATGCTAGGAATACTACAATCGGGGAGCGAACCTTTGAATTCGACTCTGTCGATTTCTTCGGCCTTTCTATTTGTTCTTGCTATGATATTTCTGGGTAAGCCAATAGTAAAAAGAGTGGCAAAAAGAATACCAAATGGTGGGAAATCCTTAGACGAAAACTGTGTCGTTTGTTTTCTGGCTTGCACCCTAGTGGTTGGATTCATTTCAGAAGTGATTGGACAACATTTTGTGCTTGGACCGTTAGTCTTCGGCCTGGTTGTTCCGGATGGACCGCCTTTGGGTGCAcccctgatttcgaggatcgaTTACATGGTCGGGAAATTTCTGTACCCGACATTCCTCACGACTAGTGGATTGAAAACGAACATATTCTCATTTGATTTCCATTCCTTTTGGATTTTGATGCTTGTAATCATCTTTTCTTGCATTGCAAAGATCGGTTCTGTCATATTTGCATCCCATTTTGTGAACATAAACTTTCAAGATTCGATTGTTCTTGGGCTTATGCTGAATGCTAGAGGCGTTTGTGAGCTTATTGTTTACAATCTGTGGAGGGATGGAGGG GTTCTCAGAGATCAAGAATTTGCTCTGTGTGTTATATCAGTAATAGCAGTAACAGCCATCATAACTCCATTGATAAAGATCCTCTACGACCCTTCGAAACGCCATGTCCCCCTTAAGAAAAGGACGATTCAGAATTCGAAACGGGAGGCTGAGCTACGCATAGTGGTCTGTATCCTCAACCAAGATAACGTTCCTTCTATCGTTAACCTACTCGAGGCGTCTGATGCGACGGAACAGAGCCCAATTGCTGTCATAGCTGTCCTATTAGAAGAGCTTGTAGGCCGAGCCACTCCCATGCTTGTTGCCCACCAATCGACACGAACTCTACATTCAAGTGACTCGAGATCAGGCCACATCATCAATGCTCTACGCCAATACGAGCTGTGCAACGAAAGATGCGTCACTATCCAGTCATTCAGCGCCATCTCCCACCTACAAACGATACACGACGATATATGCCGTGTTTCGTTAGACCAAAATGCCACCATCGTCATCCTGCCATTTCACAAGCATTGGGAGATTGATGGCTCCATTGGATCGGTGAACAAAGCTATCCAGAACTTGAACATTAAGGTCATGGACAAGGCCCCTTGCTCGGTCGGTATCCTCGTAGACCGAGGAATCTTAACCGGCTCGTTGTCCATTCTCAACAACCAAGCGACCTACCGTGTCGCTGTTATCTACATAGGGGGACCGGATGATGCAGAATCACTTTGTTATGGGGCCCGAATGAGTAGGCACAACAATGTTACTCTGACAGTTGTTCGGTACCTACTCTTCGGATGCGACACGGCAAAGGAGAGGAAACATGACAACAACTTGATAAACGAGGTCCGACACACAAACATGGGTAACGAGAACTTCATCTACCGAGAGCAAGTTGTGAAAGATGGAGTAGGCCTATCAGCATCTTTGAGAACTCTTGAAACAAGCTTTGATTTGCTTATAGTTGGGAGGAATCATCAGGCATCACAAATACTAATGGGACTCGGGGCGTGGAGCGAGTGCCCGGAGCTAGGGGTGGTGGCTGATGTCCTAGCCTCACCGGATTTCGGGAGCACCTCCTCCGTACTGGTGGTGCAGCAGCATAAACTGATAGGAGAGAAGATTAAGAATAGGATGATGAAACCAGTGGTGATTAGTCATGAGTCGTTGCATGATCCAACCACCGGCGGGCTGGTTACTGCGGCAACAGGGGCTAGTGAACCTGTTGAGTCTAGGTGGGAAATTTCAATTGATAATGCTGATCATCGTGTTTAG